In the Besnoitia besnoiti strain Bb-Ger1 chromosome XII, whole genome shotgun sequence genome, one interval contains:
- a CDS encoding hypothetical protein (encoded by transcript BESB_023650), whose product MGMAWMAGPRLLRISKIRAAGCLLLVAVALDVILLCPFSYWTVQATVGVHDEADMAPAEALLSQTSDEVDNITEPHRFLQRRPPVLGFLSRADAGHSKRAEAAEEASDHVDVDAVSSDGTRLSDDAPVQESLLRHGETDKNDQELQGKLSESYEQAGGLAADERHSPVDGAASANISAESSSIEDDNAAASTGSTQGVRQFDKDVENGSASEREASAAADRGIEYNDVSHGSIAGPLPRSVKQMNDDVAGQDNGANDQNGQADSDPAMVDQRHGRENSDTDTSQGTRMQHDNVRNGEIHEADTQTHPSADIPLQNTHQEDITHAETESSYVVSTEMLDSETWEVISGVESVADGEAGSSDVAADVLQKHAETVQSDFIEMDEAEMGSRMGYSPPDDVQASGPKSTVIASWQTLGPTESAATTDANGTERGTTRYEQDSSNLPEAHVFADAASLDRRNQSDVATPDATADATIDERKVERAAAHGTPISQSGTMVVKQPEGGSASGWYDLYEQVPPAHLGAAIPTARLPASRDKDMGAADQASQHDDLDADSVSVQIRREPGLVLDSPRLEGASADTQNQEDPVEAAETPTGKIAADLLQQLHSPPPASALAEEEPTTEGADSRSTSNEQTPIVTVKPAELSAIASATGKVTEGQGEGRTSARTKPVMRHHTRSPPPKPQSSQAASQDAAYPMETQPHYMPQPQPKMNSQLAGFFSLLPTRDILSLVTAAQALELKPLLDLSTTLVGTGGVRGTPIAPTSDQQADASRLQQHLEQSISLAEDYIRKYLPGAGSGASRVQKAWRMLPFSDSIGKRTFDTNDTVDVGYLDYEVLIDSNAPDPETDDLSKLLRHRMGQLSAFGQAHQLMVPSLQQNNSTNLAAVWNGFLQQGNNTPGLPVTLTSLLRQFS is encoded by the coding sequence ATGGGGATGGCCTGGATGGCAggcccgcgcctgctgcggatCTCCAAgatccgcgccgccgggtgCCTGTTGTTGGTGGCGGTGGCCTTGGATGTGATTTTACTGTGCCCTTTCAGTTATTGGACAGTTCAAGCCACAGTTGGTGTCCATGATGAAGCAGACATGGCCCCAGCGGAAGCTCTTCTATCGCAAACATCAGATGAAGTTGACAATATAACAGAACCACACCGCTTCTTACAGCGGCGACCACCGGTACTTGGCTTTCTCAGTCGAGCGGATGCTGGGCATTCAAAACGGGCGGAAGCTGCTGAAGAGGCCTCAGATCATGTGGACGTTGACGCTGTGTCTTCGGATGGCACACGTCTTAGTGACGATGCACCAGTTCAGGAGAGTTTGTTGAGACACGGTGAAACTGACAAAAATGATCAAGAGTTGCAAGGGAAGCTTTCAGAATCCTACGAGCAAGCGGGCGGCCTTGCAGCTGATGAGCGACATAGCCCCGTGGAtggcgctgcttccgcaAATATTTCCGCAGAATCATCTTCTATTGAAGACGACAATGCTGCAGCGTCCACTGGATCGACTCAGGGTGTGCGCCAATTTGACAAAGATGTTGAGAATGGCTCTGCCTCCGAAAGGgaggcctcagccgccgccgaccgcggcaTCGAATACAACGATGTTAGCCATGGATCCATAGCGGGCCCACTACCTCGTTCAGTAAAGCAGATGAATGATGATGTGGCGGGACAAGACAACGGCGCAAATGATCAAAACGGACAAGCCGATAGCGATCCGGCTATGGTTGACCAGCGGCATGGTCGTGAAAACTCAGACACAGACACGTCCCAGGGGACGCGGATGCAGCACGATAATGTGCGAAATGGTGAAATCCACGAGGCAGATACGCAGACTCATCCATCAGCAGACATTCCGCTTCAAAACACACATCAAGAAGACATAACGCACGCCGAGACGGAAAGCTCCTACGTCGTCTCCACCGAGATGTTAGACAGCGAAACGTGGGAAGTTATATCTGGCGTCGAAAGCGTTGCAGATGGCGAAGCAGGAAGCTCTGATGTGGCAGCGGACGTCCTTCAGAAACACGCAGAAACTGTGCAGTCCGATTTCATCGAAATGGACGAGGCTGAGATGGGCTCCCGCATGGGTTACAGCCCGCCAGACGACGTTCAAGCCTCTGGACCCAAGAGCACCGTCATCGCGTCTTGGCAGACACTGGGGCCAACGGAGTCTGCGGCCACGACAGATGCAAACGGCACAGAACGAGGTACTACACGATACGAGCAGGACTCTAGCAACTTACCTGAAGCCCATGTTTTTGCTGATGCCGCCAGTTTAGACAGAAGGAATCAGTCCGATGTTGCTACACCAGATGCAACAGCAGACGCAACGATTGACGAGCGCAAAGTGGAACGTGCAGCCGCTCACGGCACACCAATATCTCAATCAGGTACCATGGTTGTTAAACAGCCAGAGGGTGGCAGCGCCAGTGGGTGGTACGATCTTTACGAACAAGTTCCACCGGCACATCTCGGAGCTGCTATTCCAACTGCACGTCTACCAGCTTCCCGTGATAAAGATATGGGCGCTGCTGACCAAGCAAGCCAGCATGATGATCTCGACGCTGACTCCGTCTCCGTTCAAATCAGACGTGAGCCTGGATTAGTACTTGATTCACCACGTCTCGAAGGTGCATCCGCTGATACGCAAAACCAAGAAGACCCTGTTGAGGCTGCCGAAACACCGACCGGCAAAATAGCGGCTGATCTGTTGCAGCAGCTCCATAGTCCACCACCGGCTAGCGCCCTGGCTGAGGAAGAGCCCACAACGGAAGGGGCGGATTCGAGGTCCACGAGCAACGAGCAAACACCAATAGTGACAGTCAAGCCCGCTGAGCTGTCCGCTATCGCATCGGCAACAGGAAAAGTTACAGAAGGACAAGGAGAGGGGCGCACTTCGGCAAGAACGAAACCCGTGATGCGCCACCATACGCGGTCCCCCCCTCCGAAACCACAGAGCTCGCAAGCAGCATCGCAAGATGCTGCATACCCCATGGAAACACAGCCACACTATATGCCTCAACCCCAACCGAAAATGAACTCCCAACTCGCCGGCTTTTTTAGCCTCTTGCCAACGAGGGACATTTTATCTTTGGTGACAGCAGCACAGGCGCTCGAACTGAAGCCTCTGTTGGACTTGAGCACAACTCTGGTGGGCACTGGCGGCGTCCGGGGGACGCCAATAGCACCAACAAGCGACCAGCAAGCTGACGCATCGCGACTTCAGCAACACCTAGAACAATCCATTAGCCTAGCAGAGGACTACATCAGAAAGTATCTTCCAGGAGCCGGATCCGGGGCGAGCCGGGTTCAGAAGGCCTGGCGGATGTTGCCATTTTCGGACTCCATTGGCAAGCGCACGTTCGACACAAACGACACAGTCGACGTCGGGTACCTTGATTATGAGGTTCTTATTGACAGCAATGCGCCCGATCCGGAGACAGACGATCTATCCAAGCTTCTCAGGCATCGGATGGGTCAGCTCAGCGCCTTCGGTCAAGCACATCAGCTGATGGTCCCCAGTCTTCAGCAAAACAACAGCACAAATTTAGCAGCTGTATGGAATGGCTTCCTGCAGCAGGGAAACAACACCCCTGGCCTTCCTGTCACACTGACCTCCCTGTTGCGACAATTCTCCTAA
- a CDS encoding WD domain, G-beta repeat-containing protein (encoded by transcript BESB_023660) has translation MEPDQVSSPPCAYSSHSSSSNVSSVLWDLPPSEPETLWRLPPRCPSTVACGSRGCASHPRQFFPPPGLLLHPDLSSDVASSGNSWAADYRKKTFLNASACPWLCAATCGSPSSLCASSALPSEFLTSSAGESSGRACSLADKQRRRDAAVSVSAVEGSEVWAPWLDKSIFRPLSRTNLLLTLQSARRGSILAPAPDPLQLALAARKREEERELEDEKAVRTAGALSGQSNAATARGRRPARGLGVVRMREHMEDEDWEAPLRTGELSGSASRRVGEPAPKGEEGRDVCANGAVLASMVKDEVSAKCDRRRTTLLAADAGEADAAGLWADTGVEAERDKRSRLRVKAERRKCDAESSAEEESRREESQVFFGPHNLIEAPASSPRVSVFAGGRREERQDICVDDSRSTLTATLAESDPLHGVVAGGPTGCLPGFLTIRVSPSACVDSSPALPTRPYMDGLTSRGVRGGRAGGGWARPRASVGGVFQAGLDRFFRDQMLRDDAFSTSVRARGHYGCVNAISFSSDGTILGSGGDDKRVLLWRVREPKRLPVQEIQTKHQENVFGVQFDTSDQYVLTCGNDGLVIRTCLENPKDTVVRNDVDALRREATLPSENRLRLLRIMDAGASFQASFLMAGPQQAIAAMEAGTVETFDFRERDMMGQVVLRAEASVLSVCVHPSQEFLFAYCCCQKAALVSSAAMSVPGLRVQDLRTKKTVSVLKDVRHYERDASDVVPALSTSTGWRGPAGSHAHARARGDRGRTTRREARRRHSSSSASQASCLDASSSSASSSSPSSPSSLSPSSSSSSSERRRPRARRPSRRGRTRAARRVQKLLPVSRAGAPLADERDPTQSTPGASSGLVFSPPACPSSPAPGSVHFASLSPRSPSPPSALSPSCSASSPGCPLWAKIATGGEGAAAGGEAKPRDVPQGQRKVDEGTEDPTSAARPVRRGPAAGGLPPRPAFLPGLPSDGTAPASARRPEAGARTTDARLRRADPSPLFSLKDTERRRRQGEQACTTDRQGSQRKKLRRGIAVSSTIPSVPDTLAPSRMGPAAPSPRGADSAVASSICSSSSSFSALSGANVQTPQLPGGDDEPGAADEQPSSVASGVSPLLWEDDQSQSRSPPGSAAPSVSSAFLSPMEEDEAYAECIDDGDTSGDDFVCTTKGLSTKKERPTNVKAEVFDADSEFGSVEGRLQQAASSRTPGAARQRPASHAAPSDGGMHRQTQAATEEEPPTASAHSPACRVGDGAAAIDHVSSSEVHTAEQDGGGFADEGSGKCKGRDEIDELQPEQIFLDDEKGTRKRSTAARRPKHAKQARRRLAAPETDTDSETVVAPKIQTPTGDAADDDQHGDAQTGRTEGARRDLPGTEYLHHADFEADVLSNTERNELTSRDATRVGRSKVHPEGSPPRGWQLTTSARDEGSDSNDTNASGAIPVASGQRMEGRKRTTAQAQTASAASSSIQKASTGAGYISEPDELKGTAPLLDLGSAAEQMKSGMSGEATRDDGEESEEEGPQRAEGKRRREDASPRRGELPGQRSRAAHRPRGGRETAEKRTGESLASDDSEADETEMAQHVSMRERRHDTDNGSSADEAHAQTVAARRLEMRQLQRLLRRQREAERAEERRERARSRLPATRRRRDRNGDREGDQIVSEDMAEPEGEWTSTASSGELSFSSDEGERRQRTPGRARCRRSSSSSSESPVRLQSSPRARRLPVRSSGVRAVGGRGEDQLEDDEASEGRVSPSQGDDGTDGARSGATRRSRALSREQRGSTEREAGNPGGRAGSCRTSRPDASVSAGEQEEEEDLEQNEQCRSETAVLLSSGGESAGGRREAESRRERLRRRVLRFFQRRARAEGAARETGRPGVKKRTEAEGVKQAVNDIRPLRGAHRVHFSWSGKLMLLILTRKPPLVYATGGQFPLFELRSDGWWNLVTLKAGCFLFDDRHIAIGSEDKRVHVWRLPDVIDFEGHAVHHRTTILHSVYTLSGHLSIVNCCASTPPIGVGRSPPVLATCGIERMVRLWTVGEHAGQLADDCLFYPPDDKYATPESLEDMDVIGHFNRLAVLHRRRFGWGMDSEESDADQDEGDSDALQIRETSHGDEEEDGGSNREDAMHVYARDLSMAVTEQTSGDDEGTSSPENSEDDSNGDDREHASGTEPLWRTASGARSRCMLRTNRGDSEEPAGELTEDAREDETASEAGSRSPDADAECNRAESSGAEPPRTQQEFSPQGRGPLEGCNTGERVSETARAYSEQSSRAEAITTRSDRRRRRLAERMQAAIERAGQDAAEQSRTRAEQRPRPLQPRRAEEHSSDGEPPRVFFRYSVPRRDEFRL, from the exons ATGGAGCCTGACCAGGTATCATCTCCTCCTTGTGCCTATTCTTCTCACTCCTCTTCATCTAACGTCTCGTCTGTATTGTGGGATCTGCCTCCGAGCGAGCCCGAGACACTttggcgcctgccgcctcgctgcccctCCACAGTTGCGTGTGGCTCGCGTGGCTGTGCGTCTCATCCTCGACAGTTCTTCCCTCCGCCtggtcttcttcttcatccaGATCTCTCCAGCGATGTAGCCTCATCGGGCAATTCCTGGGCAGCCGACTACCGAAAGAAAACTTTTCTCAATGCGTCCGCCTGCCCGTGGCTTTGTGCCGCCACCTGCggttcgccttcctctctgtgtGCATCCTCCGCGCTTCCATCGGAGTTTCTGACTTCCTCTGCGGGAGAGTCCAGCGGGAGGGCGTGCTCGCTGGCGGacaagcagagaaggagagacgctGCCGTGAGCGTGAGCGCCGTCGAAGGGTCAGAGGTCTGGGCTCCTTGGCTCGACAAGTCGATCTTCAGGCCGCTCTCGCGAACGAACCTGCTGCtgacgctgcagagcgcgaggcgtggATCCatcctcgcgcccgccccagacccgctgcagctcgccctcgctgcccggaagagagaagaagaacgcgaactggaggacgagaaggcaGTCAGGACGGCGGGCGCGTTGAGCGGGCAGTCCAACGCGGCTACAgccagagggcggcgccctgcgcgaggtctcggcgtcgtccgGATGCGGGAGCACATGGAAGACGAGGATTGGGAAGCGCCACTTCGCACCGGGGAGCTTAGTGGATCCGCATCTCGCAGAGTGGGCGAGCCGGCGCcgaaaggcgaggaagggagaGACGTCTGCGCTAACGGGGCGGTGCTCGCAAGTATGGTGAAGGACGAAGTGTCTGCGAAGTGTGACCGCAGGCGCACGACCCTGCTGGCAGCTGATGCGGGTGAAGCCGACGCAGCAGGCCTGTGGGCGGACACTGGTGTGGAGGCCGAAAGGGACAAGAGAAGCCGGCTGCGTGTCAAAGCTGAAAGACGCAAgtgcgacgccgagagctccgcagaggaagagagccGGAGGGAGGAGTCGCAGGTCTTCTTCGGTCCACATAATCTCATCGAAGCACCAGCGAGTAGCCCGCGAGTCTCTGTGTTCGCAGGCGGTCGACGTGAAGAGCGCCAGGACATCTGCGTGGATGACAGCCGATCGACTCTCACCGCAACTCTCGCCGAATCAGATCCTCTCCACGGGGTTGTAGCCGGGGGTCCTACGGGATGCCTGCCTGGATTTCTTACGAtccgcgtctctccttctgcttGCGTGGACTCCTCACCCGCCTTACCGACGCGTCCCTATATGGACGGCTTGACATCTCGCGGGGttcgaggcgggcgagcaggcggaggctgggcgcggccgcgagcctccGTCGGAGGCGTTTTCCAGGCGGGACTCGATCGTTTCTTCCGAGACCAAATGCTGCGCGATGATGCTTTCAGCACCAGCgtacgcgcgcgcgggcactATGGATGCGTCAATGCTATCAG CTTTTCTTCCGACGGGACGATTctgggcagcggcggcgacgatAAGCGCGTCCTCCTTTGGCGGGTGCGGGAGCCCAAGAGGCTTCCTGTCCAGGAGATTCAGACGAAGCACCAAGAAAACGTCTTTGGCGTCCAGTTCGATA CCTCAGACCAGTACGTGCTGACGTGTGGCAACGACGGCCTGGTCATCCGCACGTGCCTGGAGAACCCGAAGGACACAGTG GTCCGCAACGACGTCGATGCCTTGAGACGAGAGGCAACACTGCCTAGCGAGAACCGCCTCCGGCTTTTGAGAATCATGGATGCGGGGGCCAGCTTCCAGGCCTCCTTTCTCATGGCAGGCCCTCAGCAAGCGATCGCCGCGATGGAAGCTGGAACTGTCGAGACGTTCGATTTCAG agaaagagacatGATGGGGCAGGTTGTCCTCCGAGCTGAAGCGTCGGTTCTCAGCGTATGCGTCCATCCCTCTCAGGAATTCCTTTTTGCGTACTGCTGTTGCCAGAAAGCGGCGCTGGTG TCGTCTGCCGCAATGTCGGTGCCTGGCCTGCGAGTTCAGGACCTGCGAACGAAGAAAACCGTCTCCGTTCTCAAAGACGTTCGCCACTacgagcgcgacgcctcggACGTCGTTCCTGCCCTCTCAACCTCGACCGGGTGGAGAGGGCCGGCAGGCTctcacgcgcacgcgcgggctCGAGGGGACAGGGGCAGGAccacgaggcgcgaggcgagaaggcgccattcctcttcgtcggccTCCCAAGCCTCTTGCCTTgacgcctcttcctcctcggcatcctcgtcgtctccgtcttcgccttcctccttgTCTCcatcgtcttcctcttcgtcctccgaacggcgccgcccgcgagcacgccggccttcgcgccgagggcgcacgcgcgctgcgAGACGCGTTCAGAAGCTGCTGCCTGTATCCCGCGCAGGTGCGCCCCTCGCGGATGAGCGAGATCCTACGCAGTCTACACCTGGAGCCTCATCGGGCCTTGTGTTTTCCCCGCCGGCTTGTCCCTCGTCTCCGGCCCCTGGTTCCGTGCACTTtgcgtctctttctcctcgctccccctcgccgccgtccgctcTGTCCCCCAGCTGTTCAGCCTCCTCTCCAGGGTGTCCCCTTTGGGCCAAGATTGCGACGGGAGGAGAGGGGGCTGCTGCagggggcgaggcgaagccgcgggaCGTTCCCCAGGGTCAGCGAAAGGTCGACGAGGGGACAGAGGACCCGACAAGCGCTGCCCGGCCCGTGAGGCGTGGTCCTGCTGCTGGCGgtctcccgccgcggccAGCTTTTCTGCCTGGCCTCCCGTCCGACGGGACTGCGCCGGCAAGCGCCAGAAGGCCGGAAGCAGGCGCCCGGACGACGGAcgcgaggctgaggcgagcggACCCTTCGCCGCTGTTCTCTCTGAAGGATacagagcgacggcggcggcagggagaGCAGGCATGCACAACCGACCGGCAAGGGAGTCAAAGGAAGAAACTACGCAGGGGCATCGCTGTCTCGTCTACCATACCCTCCGTTCCGGACACGCTTGCGCCGAGCCGGATGGGGCCGGCTGCCCCCTCCCCTCGGGGTGCCGACTCAGCTGTCGCGTCCTCGATAtgttcttcgtcgtcctcgttttCCGCTCTTTCGGGGGCAAATGTGCAAACCCCCCAGCTACCAGGGGGTGACGATGAAcctggcgccgcagacgaacaGCCTTCTTCTGTTGCCTCGGGTGTTTCTCCACTCCTCTGGGAAGATGACCAGAGCCAGTCACGAAGCCCACCAggttctgcggcgccgtctgtGTCGTCTGCTTTCCTCTCACCTatggaggaggacgaggcatACGCCGAATGCATAGACGACGGCGACACCAGCGGCGACGATTTCGTGTGCACGACGAAAGGCCTCTCGACTAAGAAAGAGCGACCCACAAATGTCAAGGCCGAGGTGTTCGACGCGGACTCGGAGTTTGGGTCAGTCGAGGGCAGGTTGCAGCAGGCAGCCTCATCTCGCACGCCAGGAgccgctcgccagcgcccagCGAGTCACGCGGCCCCTTCCGACGGGGGCATGCACAGACAGACTCAAGCAGCCACTGAAGAGGAGCCGCCGACAGCATCAGCCCATTCCCCAGCCTGCCGTGTGGGAGATGGAGCAGCCGCAATAGACCACGTATCGTCCTCGGAGGTCCACACCGCGGAgcaggacggcggcggcttcgcggaCGAAGGCTCAGGAAAATGCAAAGGCAGAGACGAAATAGACGAACTCCAGCCTGAACAGATTTTCCTTGACGACGAGAAAGGCACGCGCAAGCGTTCGACGGCGGCTAGACGCCCGAAGCACGCGAAACAAGCAAGACGACGTCTGGCGGCACCTGAGACAGACACAGATTCAGAGACGGTTGTAGCCCCGAAAATCCAGACGCcgacaggcgacgcagcagacgacgacCAGCACGGCGACGCACAAACGGGAAGGACTGAAGGCGCGCGTCGTGACCTCCCCGGTACAGAGTATCTGCACCACGCAGATTTTGAAGCAGATGTGCTGTCTAACACGGAAAGAAATGAACTCACGTCTCGCGATGCGACGCGAGTGGGCCGGAGCAAGGTTCATCCGGAGGGGTCGCCGCCCCGCGGATGGCAACTCACGACAAGTGCGCGCGACGAAGGGAGTGACTCGAACGACACTAACGCGTCGGGTGCCATACCCGTAGCTTCAGGGCAGCGCATGGAAGGCCGGAAACGCACGACGGCCCAGGCGCAGACAGCTTcggctgcctcgtcttcgaTACAGAAGGCCTCTACCGGCGCCGGTTATATCTCCGAACCCGACGAGCTCAAAGGCACTGCCCCGCTCCTTGATCTGGGATCGGCGGCTGAGCAGATGAAGAGCGGAATGTCAGGCGAAGCCACAAGAGACGATGGTGAAGAgtcagaggaggaagggccgcagagagccgaaggaaagcgacggcgcgaggaTGCGAGTCCGAGGCGAGGGGAACTCCCCGGCCAAAGGAGCCGCGCTGCCCACCGTCCCCGTGGAGGACGAGAAACGGCGGAGAAAAGAACAGGAGAAAGCCTTGCATCTGACGATAGTGAGGCGGACGAGACAGAGATGGCGCAGCACGTGTCGatgcgcgagcggaggcatGACACAGACAATGGATCCTCCGCTGAcgaagcgcatgcacagaccgtcgcggcgagacgcctaGAAATGCGTCAACTGCAACGACTCCTTAGACGGCAGCGGGAAGCCGAGCGAGCAGAAGAGCGGCGGGAGAGAGCCCGGTCGCGCCTTCCTGCAacccgccggaggcgagacagAAATGGTGACAGAGAGGGGGATCAGATTGTGTCGGAAGACATGGCAGAGCCCGAAGGGGAGTGGACATCCACCGCGTCGTCAGGGGAGTTGTCATTCTCGTCTGACGAAGGTGAACGGCGGCAGAGGACACCGGGGCGggctcgctgccgtcggtcttcttcctcgtcgtctgagTCGCCTGTCCGGCTGCAGTCCTCGCCGCGTGCTCGCCGCTTGCCGGTGAGATCCAGTGGGGTGCGTGCGGTTGGGggtcgcggcgaagaccagctggaagacgacgaagcaaGCGAAGGCCGTGTCTCCCCCTCGCAAGGCGACGACGGTACTGACGGAGCGAGATCCGGTGCGACACGAAGGTCACGTGCGCTTTCAAGGGAGCAAAGAGGATCTACAGAGCGGGAGGCTGGAAATCCAGGCGGGCGTGCAGGTTCCTGCAGGACAAGCCGACCCGATGCGAGTGTTTCCGCGGGGGAacaggaagaggaggaagacttGGAGCAGAACGAACAGTGTCGGAGTGAAACGGCCGTACTTCTGTCTTCAGGCGGTGAATCTgccggagggcgcagagaggcggagtCGCGACGAGAGCGGTTGAGACGACGCGTGCTTCGCTTCTTTCAACGGAGAGCGAGGGCAGAAGGTGCAGCACGCGAGACCGGCCGTCCAGGGGTCAAGAAGCGAACAGAAGCTGAAGGCGTGAAACAGGCAGTTAACGACATCCGTCCTCTGCGAGGGGCTCACCGTGTGCACTTCTCTTGGTCGGGCAAACTTATGCTCCTCATTCTAACACGCAAACCCCCGCTCGTCTATGCAACAGGAGGACAG TTTCCCCTGTTTGAACTGAGGAGTGACGGATGGTGGAACTTGGTGACCCTCAAGGCAGGTTGCTTTCTCTTCGATGATCGTCATATCGCGATTGGATCTGAAGACAAGCGG GTTCACGTGTGGCGCCTGCCGGACGTCATAGACTTTGAGGGTCACGCAGTCCACCATCGCACAACAATCCTTCATAGTGTCTACACGCTCTCTGGGCATCTCTCGATCGTGAATTGCTGTGCGAG CACGCCCCCTATCGGCGTGGGGCGGTCACCCCCCGTCTTGGCAACCTGCGGCATCGAACGCATGGTTCGACTATGGACAGTTGGCGAACACGCCGGACAGCTCGCGGATGACTGTCTTTTCTACCCTCCCGACGACAA ATACGCTACGCCGGAGAGTTTGGAGGACATGGACGTGATCGGTCACTTCAATCGCCTCGCGGTGCT GCACAGGCGACGCTTCGGGTGGGGCATGGATAGTGAAGAAAGTGACGCCGACcaagacgaaggagacagcgacgcccTGCAGATTCGTGAAACCAGTCACGGagatgaggaagaagacggtgGCAGCAACCGAGAAGACGCCATGCACGTCTACGCACGCGACCTCTCGATGGCGGTGACGGAACAAACTAGCGGTGACGATGAAGGAACTTCCTCACCTGAGAATTCAGAAGACGACAGTAATGGAGATGATCGCGAACACGCGAGCGGGACAGAGCCTTTGTGGCGCACTGCAAGTGGCGCACGGTCGCGTTGCATGTTGCGTACCAACCGCGGTGATTCGGAGGAACCCGCAGGCGAGCTAACGGAAGATGCACGCGAAGACGAAACGGCGAGTGAAGCAGGAAGCCGGTCTcccgacgccgacgcagagtGCAATCGAGCCGAAAGCTCGGGCGCCGAACCACCTAGGACCCAACAGGAGTTTTCGCCGCAGGGCAGAGGACCCCTAGAAGGCTGCAACACAGGGGAGCGTGTCAGTGAAACTGCGCGCGCCTACTCTGAACAATCTTCTAGAGCAGAGGCAATCACAACCCGATCTGATagacggcgacggaggcttGCAGAAAGGATGCAAGCAGCTATTGAACGTGCAGGACAAGACGCTGCGGAACAGAGCCGAACACGAGCAGAGCAAAGACCGCGACCATTGCAGCCCCGGCGTGCAGAGGAGCACAGCAGTGATGGGGAGCCTCCTCGGGTTTTTTTTCGTTATTCCGTCCCACGAAGAGATGAATTTCGTCTCTAG